From one Sorangium aterium genomic stretch:
- a CDS encoding FAD/NAD(P)-binding protein, whose translation MTFVPRDIPLPVAPDPAIPRGTGSPPGAADRQPAPNPWAPEPARVRRVHRETATTFTATIDLPGRPGGLAFAPGQFNMLYAFGVGEVAISISGDPARPDRLLHTIREVGPVTRALGRLRAGMALGLRGPFGSSWPVDEARGEDVLLLAGGLGMAPLRPALCHILRHRAAYGRVALLYGARGPEDLLYSRELDRWSRRADLQVLVTVDRAGPGWRGHVGVVPALLRLADFEPGRAVAFVCGPEVMMRFTARELERRGVPGERVHASLERNMKCAVGICGRCQLGPSFICKDGPVLRYDRVGPLLAVREL comes from the coding sequence ATGACCTTCGTGCCGCGGGACATCCCGCTGCCCGTCGCTCCGGACCCAGCGATCCCCAGGGGCACCGGTTCGCCGCCTGGGGCTGCGGATCGCCAGCCAGCGCCAAACCCCTGGGCGCCGGAGCCGGCGCGCGTGCGGCGCGTCCACCGCGAGACGGCGACCACCTTCACGGCGACGATCGACCTGCCGGGCCGCCCGGGCGGCCTCGCCTTCGCGCCCGGCCAGTTCAACATGCTCTACGCCTTCGGGGTCGGCGAGGTCGCGATCTCGATCAGCGGGGATCCCGCGCGGCCCGATCGGCTCCTGCACACGATCCGCGAGGTCGGCCCGGTCACCCGCGCGCTCGGGCGCCTCCGCGCGGGCATGGCGCTCGGGCTGCGCGGTCCGTTCGGGAGCTCGTGGCCCGTCGACGAGGCGCGCGGCGAGGACGTGCTGCTCCTCGCCGGAGGGCTCGGGATGGCGCCGCTGCGGCCGGCGCTCTGCCACATCCTCCGGCACCGGGCCGCCTATGGCCGCGTCGCGCTGCTCTACGGCGCCCGCGGGCCCGAGGACCTGCTCTACAGCAGGGAGCTCGATCGCTGGAGCCGTCGCGCCGACCTGCAGGTGCTCGTGACCGTGGATCGCGCAGGGCCCGGGTGGCGCGGGCACGTCGGCGTCGTGCCGGCCCTCCTGCGCCTCGCCGACTTCGAGCCGGGCCGCGCGGTCGCCTTCGTCTGCGGGCCGGAGGTGATGATGCGCTTCACGGCGCGCGAGCTCGAGCGCCGCGGCGTCCCCGGCGAGCGCGTCCACGCCTCGCTGGAGCGGAACATGAAGTGCGCGGTGGGGATCTGCGGCCGCTGCCAGCTCGGGCCGAGCTTCATCTGCAAGGACGGCCCCGTGCTCCGTTACGACCGCGTGGGACCGCTGCTCGCGGTCCGGGAGCTGTGA
- a CDS encoding cyclic nucleotide-binding domain-containing protein — protein sequence MKAEEVLPILGAHPFLDGLPAAHLACLAEGAFARSFPEGAFLLREGGEADTLYLLAQGRVTLEIHRPGRAPVQVESLAGGDILGLHWLFPPRRWVLDARAVTPVRSIGLDAAHLRACSDADPALGYAVSLRLLRQLYARLERVRLQRLDVYRAEP from the coding sequence ATGAAGGCGGAGGAGGTCCTCCCCATCCTCGGGGCCCACCCGTTCCTGGACGGGCTCCCGGCCGCGCACCTCGCGTGCCTGGCCGAGGGCGCGTTTGCGCGGAGCTTCCCGGAGGGGGCGTTCCTCCTCCGGGAGGGAGGCGAGGCGGACACGCTCTACCTGCTCGCGCAGGGGCGCGTGACGCTCGAGATCCACCGCCCCGGCCGCGCCCCTGTGCAGGTCGAGAGCCTCGCGGGCGGGGACATCCTGGGCCTGCACTGGCTCTTCCCGCCGCGGCGATGGGTGCTCGACGCGCGGGCGGTCACGCCGGTCCGCTCGATCGGGCTCGACGCAGCGCACCTGCGGGCGTGCTCGGACGCCGATCCCGCGCTCGGATACGCCGTGTCCCTGCGCCTCCTCCGGCAGCTCTACGCGCGGCTGGAGCGCGTGCGGCTGCAGCGGCTCGACGTCTACAGGGCCGAGCCATGA
- a CDS encoding 4Fe-4S dicluster domain-containing protein — translation MSCEPVCFRPGDRAVLGRPDIAALLQGLREEGYRLIGPTLRDGAIVYDEIQGAEELPAGWTEQQEAGRYRLARRADEALFGYAVGPRSLKHLLFVPRLRLVQLRRRGGSISRTDEAEAPPRLAVLGARACDLAAIDVQDRVFVDGPRPDPDYVARRRRLFVIAVQCGQAGGTCFCVSMRTGPRAERGFDLALTELLDDGHRFFVEVGSDAGASLLARAGASTAGEGDARAAFEVSRRTATQMGRKLDTDGIKELFYRNLEHPRWDDVAERCLGCTNCTLACPTCFCSTIEDATDLPVDEGGDLGPSGETAERFRRWDSCFSLDHSYLHGGSVRASLRARYRQWLTHKLATWIDQFGTSGCVGCGRCITWCPVGIDITEEAAAIRAGDGAVAAGKG, via the coding sequence ATGAGCTGTGAACCGGTCTGCTTCCGCCCTGGCGATCGCGCGGTGCTCGGCCGGCCGGACATCGCGGCGCTCCTCCAGGGCCTGCGGGAGGAGGGATACCGCCTCATCGGTCCCACGCTCCGCGACGGGGCCATCGTGTACGACGAGATCCAGGGCGCGGAGGAGCTCCCAGCCGGCTGGACCGAGCAGCAGGAGGCCGGCCGCTACCGGCTCGCCAGGCGCGCGGACGAGGCGCTGTTCGGCTACGCGGTCGGGCCGCGGTCGCTCAAGCACCTCCTGTTCGTCCCCCGGCTTCGCCTGGTGCAGCTCAGGCGGCGAGGCGGATCCATCTCGCGGACCGACGAGGCCGAGGCCCCTCCGCGCCTCGCCGTCCTCGGCGCGCGGGCGTGTGATCTCGCCGCGATCGACGTGCAGGACCGCGTCTTCGTCGACGGCCCGCGTCCGGATCCCGACTATGTGGCGCGCCGCAGGCGCCTCTTCGTGATCGCGGTGCAGTGCGGACAGGCCGGCGGGACGTGCTTCTGTGTGTCGATGCGTACGGGGCCGCGCGCAGAGCGTGGCTTCGACCTCGCGCTGACCGAGCTGCTCGACGATGGCCACCGTTTCTTCGTCGAGGTGGGCAGCGACGCCGGCGCTTCCTTGCTCGCTCGCGCTGGCGCTTCCACCGCGGGCGAGGGCGACGCCCGCGCAGCCTTCGAGGTCTCACGCCGCACGGCGACCCAGATGGGCAGGAAGCTCGATACGGACGGCATCAAGGAGCTCTTCTATCGAAACCTCGAGCACCCCCGCTGGGATGACGTGGCCGAGCGCTGCCTCGGATGCACGAACTGCACGCTCGCGTGCCCGACGTGCTTCTGCAGCACGATCGAGGACGCGACAGACCTCCCGGTCGACGAGGGCGGGGACCTGGGTCCCTCCGGCGAGACGGCCGAGCGCTTCCGGCGCTGGGACTCGTGCTTCTCCCTCGACCACTCGTACCTGCATGGCGGCAGCGTCCGCGCCTCGCTCCGGGCCCGCTACCGGCAATGGCTCACGCACAAGCTGGCCACGTGGATCGATCAGTTCGGCACGTCCGGCTGCGTCGGCTGCGGCCGGTGCATCACGTGGTGCCCCGTCGGGATCGACATCACCGAAGAGGCGGCCGCCATCCGGGCCGGAGATGGCGCCGTCGCCGCCGGGAAGGGGTAG